A single genomic interval of Dysidea avara chromosome 6, odDysAvar1.4, whole genome shotgun sequence harbors:
- the LOC136257758 gene encoding uncharacterized protein, with amino-acid sequence MLAATVTFSIITMFLTKELVMATEECTDYQFKSPFLPGESCEAIYSKNPENHDKPGYYWILSREYCGMNYTGSSCENIYNKYPETHGKSGYYRINANWIFCEMANSIFISQCGGGGWKMIANIDVTKGDRCPTGWTKATDTQSGISFCRVNNVGNTNFCSSTKFSSNGITYQKVCGRVRGYQKGFVWAFHTGSKSIDDYYVSGISITNELPRQHIWTYGTGFAETVSTRCPCEGGKSPPSFVGNNYYCESGSVNHPPSGETFFFNDTLWDGKGCFNTHVTCCDDTSQPWFYRQLDYSTQSDIEARICVVGPFPRSSTVIDQLELYIQ; translated from the coding sequence ATGCTGGCAGCTACAGTAACTTTCTCTATCATAACAATGTTCCTTACTAAGGAATTGGTGATGGCTACTGAAGAGTGTACTGACTACCAGTTTAAGTCTCCATTCCTCCCTGGTGAATCTTGTGAAGCTATCTACAGCAAGAATCCAGAGAACCATGATAAACCAGGATATTACTGGATCCTTAGTCGAGAATACTGCGGAATGAACTACACTGGATCTTCTTGCGAAAACATCTACAACAAATATCCTGAAACTCATGGCAAGTCAGGATACTACCGCATCAATGCTAATTGGATTTTCTGTGAAATGGCAAACAGCATTTTTATTTCCCAGTGTGGAGGAGGAGGATGGAAAATGATTGCTAACATTGATGTTACTAAAGGAGATAGGTGTCCAACTGGATGGACCAAAGCTACAGATACACAATCTGGCATCAGTTTTTGTAGGGTAAATAATGTTGGTAATACCAACTTTTGCTCTTCTACAAAGTTTTCTTCTAATGGAATTACATACCAGAAAGTCTGTGGAAGAGTTAGAGGATACCAGAAAGGGTTTGTTTGGGCATTCCATACAGGTTCTAAAAGCATTGACGATTATTATGTTTCTGGGATATCCATAACTAATGAATTGCCTCGACAACATATTTGGACTTATGGTACTGGATTTGCCGAGACTGTATCTACTCGATGTCCTTGTGAAGGTGGAAAATCTCCACCTTCCTTTGTTGGTAACAattattactgtgaatcaggatCTGTTAACCATCCTCCTTCTGGAGAAACCTTCTTCTTCAATGACACGCTGTGGGACGGCAAAGGTTGCTTTAATACTCATGTGACTTGTTGTGATGACACCTCTCAACCTTGGTTTTATCGTCAATTAGATTATTCCACACAAAGTGACATAGAAGCAAGGATTTGTGTTGTAGGACCTTTTCCCCGTAGTTCCACAGTAATAGATCAGCTTGAACTTTACATTCAGTAA